Within the Acidipropionibacterium acidipropionici genome, the region GACGACCTGGACGCCGCCCCAGCTGCGCACGACGTCGCCCTCGAGGTGACGCTCGTCGAAGAAGAGCTGGTAGCGCAGTCCGGAGCAGCCGCCGGGCTGCACGGCCAGGCGCAGCGCCAGATCGTCGCGTCCCTCCTGGTCGAGCAGGGCCTTGACCTTCGCGGCCGCGGTGTCGGTGAGGATGATGCCCTCCGCTGCGGGGGCCTCGTTAAGAGTATCGGTCATATCGGTCTGCTCCATTGATGGTCGAACGGCCCCCGGATCGCCTCCGGGGATGGTGCCCGCCTGCGACTCGGATCGGTCGGGGCGGGCCGAGATTCCGTCTCGTCAGCCCCCAGTGTAAGAGGCGTCGGGAAGGATGTCCCACCCGCTCCCCAGTGCCAGGTCCGGGCCACCGGCCCGGCCGCGGCGGTGACCGCCACCATGTCCGCGGCTCCGTCCACCGGGCCGCCGTCCAGCGGCGCGGCGGCCTCCAGCCCCGCCTGGCGCAGCTCGCGGGCCGAGACCTCACTGGTCAGTGGCACCGCGATCACCGGCACGCCGAGCGGCTCGGCGAGTTTCAGGACCTGCGTGACGACCTCGCCGCCGAGGGTCTGGAAGTCCAGATGCTCGCAGCCGGTGACCACCAGGTCGGCCCGCGACACGGTGCGCCGGGCGTCGGCAAGATCGAGCAGCAGGCGGGGGCCGGTGGTCACCTGTCCGCCCAGAGCGGAAACAGCCAGTCCGATGCCGCCGAGTGCCCCGGAACCGGGGACGGTACCCGCCTCCGGGTCCCCGGTCAGCTCCTCGGCCCAGTCGCACAGGGCCTGGTCGAGGGCCAGCATCCGGGCGGGATCCATCCGCTCGGCCCGCCCCTCCAGGGAGACGACGCCGCGCAGCCCGGTGAGTTCGAGGCCGGCCTGCTCGGCCGTGGTGACCACGATCGGGAGTCGGGCGCGGCCCTGCCGACCCTCCCGACCGGTCCGGCTGCGCAGATACTCGACCATCCCCCGCCCCCCGTCCCGCCAGGGGGCCCGGGACAGTTCGATGACGACCCGGCCCCCGTCGGCGGGCAGGCCGGCGATGAGGCGACCCAACGGTTCGGAACCAGTGGTCCACCGGTCCGCACCGGCGTCGGGCAGGGACGGCGCCAGGATGTCGAGCCCGGCGGCCTCGCGAAGATCTTCGAATGCCTGCCGGAAGCCCGCGCCGGCCGTCCCCATCGGGATGACGGCCACCTCGTCGCCGAGGCCGGCCCAGGCGCGCGCCAGTGCGGTGCCGACCTGCCTGGACCGCAGACCGGTCCAGGAGTCGGTGGCGACGAGGACCCTCACCCGGGGATCAGACCCTCTCCCGCGGCGCTGTCGGCCAGCAGGACGGAGACCTCCTCGACGGTGGCGTTGGTGTCGGGGACGATGAGATCGGAGTCCACGATCTCATCGTCGGGGATCTGACGGCCGTGCTCGCGGACGGTGGCCGCCAGCCTGGTGAGCGCGTCGGTGAGCTCCTCCTGGAGTCCGCCGGCGACCGCGTGCTCGACGTGACCGTCGATCGAGTTCAGCTCCGAGAGGGCCGAGTCCGGAACGTCCCACTGGCCCTCGCCCATGATGCGGATGATCATGACTTGTCCTCCTGGCCGCCGACCTGCCGGGCGGTGCCGGGCTGAGAGCCCGATCCCAGCTCGGGACGGGCCGCGTCACCACCGGCACCGATCTGAGCTTTGAGTGCCGACAGCTCCGACTCGACCGAGGAGCCGGATGCGAGGGCGTCGAGTTCGGCGGTGATGTCGTCCTGACGGGTGCTCGTCGGGTCCTCGATCGCCCCGGAGGCGATGAGCTCGTCCACCGCCCCGGCGCGGGCCTGGAGCTCCAGGGTCTTGTCCTCGGCCCGCTGGATGGCCAGACCGACGTCGCCCATCTCCTCGCTGAGCCCGGTGAAGGCCTCATTGATGCGGGTCTGGGCCTCGGCCGCCGAGTAGCTGGCCTTGATGGTCTCCTTCTTGGTGCGGAAGGCGTCGACCCGGGCCTGGAGGCGCTGGGACCCCCGGATGAGCTTCTCCTCCTCTGCCTGAAGGGTCGCATGCTGGGTCTGGAGGTCGTTGAGCTGGCTCTGAAGGCCGGCCTTGCGGGTGAGGGCCTCCCTCGCCAGATCCTCCCGCCCCTGTTCGAGGGCGCGCTGGGCGGATCGCTGCATCTTGTCGACCTCGCCGTTGAGCTGGTTGGCCTGCAGCTCGATCCGCTTCCTGCTGGTCGCCACATCGGCGACTCCGCGACGGACCTTCTGCAGCATGTCCAGCTGCTTCTGATATGAGTAGTCCAGCGTCTCTCGCGGATCTTCCACCTTGTCCATGACCTTATTGGCCTTGGAGCGGAAGATCGTCGAGAATCGCTCGAAAATTCCAGCCATGGGCGAGTCGGATCCTTCCGTATCTGTGAGGCCTGCGCTGCGGGGCGCGAGCATCCCGCGACCTGGGCGGCCTCGGTGACGGGTACAAGACTACGGTCCCGGGGCCAATGTCGAACCCCCCGCCCGTTCCGGGCCCTCCTCCCAGGGATGAATCCGGGATCCGGGGAGCCCGCCTACGACCCGGCGCCCAGATCTTCTACACTTGCCCTCGGCTCCCGTGCGGGAGCGCCCGGCACCAGCGGGGCGAACATCGGAACAAGGATTCAGCGTGGGACTCTTCCGCCCGTACAAGCAGGGCCAGACCGAGACCGAGCCCGTCAAGGGCTCCGGACAGAAGGGGTCGGGGCAGAACAGCGCGGACGACGCGACGCCTGCGCCGTCGCAGCCCGAGCCCCGGGCCGAGGAGACCACGCAGCCCCGCGGACGGACGGCCAAGACCGGCCCGACCCCCACCCGCGCCCAGGCCGAGGCGGCCCGGATGGCACGGCTCCATCCCAATCTCAGCCGCAAGGAGATCCGCAAGCGGGACCGTCGCGCCAGGGAGGAGCGACGACTCTCGAACCTGGAGACGCTCGAGAAGCGCCCGGAGCGCACCATGATCCGCAACTACGTCGACTCCCGACGGACCTTCGGCGAGTTCATCATGCCGATCTTCCTGGTGATCATGGCCGTCTGGCTCGTCATCATCATGTTCATGCCCAGGCAGATCGTGATCGTCAATCTGCTCTCCCTGGTGATGCTCCTGACGATGATCGGCTGGGGAGTCGACACCTGGCGGCTGTGGCGGGGGGTCAAGAAGGAGCTCATGGCGCGCTACCCGGACATGTCGCGCAAGGGCCTGCTCAGCTACCTCAACAACCGCGTCATGACGCCGCGCCGCTGGCGCAATCCGGCTCCCGCCGTCGAGCGCGGCGGGGCGAGGAGGACCCCGAAGGACTGACCACCCCCGGGGTGGCCGGCTCCGCGTCGGTCTGCTTGTCTGGACCCATGAGTTTCTCGTGGATCCTCACCGTCCCCCGTCCGACCCCCGCCGGCGCCGACGCGCTCGCCGAGCTCGGTGCCTCCCAGACCTTCGACTCCGCCGAGGAGGCCGACGCCTGGCTGGGAGAGCATTTCGATGAGTTGTCCTTCGAGGGAGTCGACGCCGTCACCCTCGCCGACGACGGCACTCCGGTGCGCGACCCCATGAGCCTCGCGGAGGGCTGAACGGACCCGGCTGATCCGGCAGGGGCGGTCCCTCAGCGGGGGCGGGCCCGGGACACCACCATGGTGACCCCGAAGGCGAGCGTCACCCCTCCCAGGACGATGACGGTGGGACGCGACTGCGCGACCGCCCTGCGACGCTGCTCGTAGGTCTGCACGGTGTCGGTGCGCACCGAGGTGTAGCTCGACTTGTGGCAGACGTCCCCGGGAGCCATCACCGCTCCTCGGCAGCTCACCGTGGGGCTTCCCATTCCGACGATCCCCCACCACAGCATCGCCAGGCCCGCGCCCACGAGCACCCAGTCGAGCGCCGATCGCCAGGACGGGGAGATCCGGGTCCGCGACGCTGTCCTGCGTGGTCGTGCCTGCTCGCCCATATGACTCCCTCCTGATCCCGATGCAGCAGCGACGCTATCCCGCCGGGCCGGCCCCGCGCTCCTCCACGCCCCGGGCCGGGCTTCGCCCTGCGCGATCGTTGACGCGACGACGCCCCTCCGAATTTGTTACGGAATGCACATTCTCCGACACTCGGGCTAGTCTGAAAACACCACGTCGCGGCTTGCAAAGGAGCTCCACCTCATGTCGACCGAAGTCACTCTCCCGGCACTCGGCGAATCAGTCACCGAGGGCACCGTGTCCCGCTGGCTCAAGTCCGTCGGAGACACCGTCGAGGCCGACGAGCCACTCCTCGAGGTGTCCACCGACAAGGTCGACACCGAGGTCCCCTCCCCCGTCTCCGGCACCCTCCTGGAGATTCGCGTCAACGAGGACGACGACGCAGCCGTCGGCTCCGTCCTGGCCGTCATCGGCGACCCCGCCGACGCCCCCGCCCCCGCAGCCCCCGAGCCGGCACCGGCCCCGGCAGCTCCCCCCGCACCCGCACCGACCCCGGCTCCCGCACCCGCACCGACCCCGGCTCCCGCACCGGCAGCACCCGCCCCCGCAGCGCCGCCTTCGGCGGGCGCCAAGGGCACCGAGGTGACGCTGCCGGCACTCGGCGAATCAGTCACCGAGGGCACCGTGTCCCGCTGGCTCAAGTCCGTCGGAGACACCGTCGAGGCCGACGAGCCACTCCTCGAGGTGTCCACCGACAAGGTCGACACCGAGGTCCCCTCCCCCGTCTCCGGCACCCTCCTGGAGATTCGCGTCAACGAGGACGACGACGCAGCCGTCGGCTCCGTCCTGGCCGTCATCGGCGACCCCGCCCCCGCAGCCCCCGAGCCGGCACCGGCCCCGGCAGCTCCCCCCGCACCCGCACCGACCCCGGCTCCCGCACCGGCAGCACCCGCCCCCGCAGCGCCGGCGGCTCCTGCTCCCGCGGCGCCCCCGTCGGCGGGCGCCAATGAGGTGGCTCCCCGGGCGACCAGCCCCTCGGCCGATGTCTACGTCACCCCGCTGGTGCGCAAGCTCGCCAAGGAGAACGGCGTCGACCTGTCCACCCTCACCGGCACCGGCGTCGGAGGCCGTATCCGCAAGCAGGACGTGCTGGCCGCCGCCGAGAAGGCCAAGGCCCCCGCACCGGCCCCTGCCGCACCTGCAGCCCCCGCCGCGCCGGCCGCCGGGTCGGCGAAGGCCGCGGCCCAGGCTGTGTCGGCGGAGGCCGACGCGCTGCGCGGCACCACCGAGAAGATGAGCCGGCTTCGCAAGGTGATCGCCTCGCGGATGGTGGAGTCGCTGCACATCTCGGCCCAGCTCACCGCGACCGTCGAGGTCGACATGACCGCGATCTCGCGTATCCGCAGGGCGGAGAAGGCGGCCTTCAAGGCCCGGGAGGGCGTTGGGCTGTCCTACCTGCCCTTCATCACCAAGGCCATCGTCGAGGCGCTCAAGCAGAACCCGAAGTTCAACGCCCGGATCGACACCGAGGCCGGGACCATCACCTACGGGGCCACCGAGAACGTCGGGATCGCTGTCGACACACCCCGCGGCTTGGTCGTGCCGGTGATCAAGAACGCCGGAGACCTGAACATCGCCGGCCTCGCCCACCAGATCGGCGATCTGGCGGCCAGGACCCGCGACAACAAGGTGACTCCCGATGAGCTGTCCGGCGGCACCTTCACGATCACCAACTACGGGTCGGCCGGGGCGCTGTTCGACACCCCGATCGTCAACCAGCCCGAGGTCGCGATCCTCGGTACCGGCGCCCTGGTGAAGCGGCCGGTCGTGGTCACCAACGAGTTCGGCGAGGACACCATCGCGATCCGCGACATGATGTACCTGTCGCTGAGCTACGACCACCGCCTCATCGACGGCGCCGTCGCGGCCCGATTCCTCACCGGCGTCAAGAACCGGCTCGAGGAGGGCGACTTCTCCGGCGAGTTCTGACCGTCGCCGATGAGCCACCATCCGTCCGAGGGCCCCGCCGATCACCGGCGGGGCCCTCGGCCTGTCGTCACCCCCTCGGCGGAGGACCTATCGTGAAGTCCGTGAGCGTGCAGGAAACCCGGGCCGGCCTCGGCCCGACATCATCGGCAACCCCCCAGCCCGTCACCCCGACGGCCTCGGACGGGCAGCGCCCCAGAGGCTGGGTCGATCACCCGGCGGGCATCGAGTTCGAGTACCTGGGCATCGCCGACACCCCTCCCGTGCGCACCGAGTACCGCCGGTGCTGGGACCACCAGCGCCGGATCCACGCCCGGGTGTCCGCCCACGAGATCCCCGACACGGTCATCTACGTCGAGCACGACCCGGTGTACACGGCCGGACGGCGCACCCATCCGGAGGCCTACCCCTTCGACGGCACGCCTGTGGTGCCGGTGGATCGCGGCGGCGAGATCACCTGGCACGGCCCGGGACAGCTGGTCGGCTACCCCATCGTCTTCCTCCAGCGCGGCATCGGCGTCGTCGACTACGTCCGCCGGGTCGAGGAGGCCATCATCCGGCTGCTCGCCGGCTACGGACTGCGGTGCGGGCGGGTGCCCGGCCGCACCGGCGTCTGGTTCCCCTCCGACGGGCACGGGCCCGAACGCAAGATCTGCGCCATCGGGATCCGCGTCTCCCGTCAGACCGCGCTCCACGGGTTCGCCCTCAACGTCGACCCCGACACCGCAGGGTTCGACAACATCATCCCCTGCGGGATCTCCGATGCCGACGTCACCACCATGGCACGCGAGCTCCGTCGGGTCCACGGGCCCGACGCGCCGATCCCCTCCCTGGTGGAGGTCGGGCGTCGCCTGGAACCCGTCCTCACCGAGCTGCTGGGTTTCGGGCCCTACACGATGAGCCCGGACATCCCGCGCCGCAAGCATCCCACCTTCCTGCATCCGCTCGGCGACTGACAGCGCCACCGCACACCACATCAAGGAGACACCGTGGCTGAACGCCGGCCCGCTCCCCCGGGGCGCCCGTCGCCCGTCGCCACCGCCCTGAGCTGGGTGACGGTCCTGGCGATGGCGCTGTGCGCCGGTCTGATCGGGTGGCTGCGCCAGTCGGAGCCGAAGCTGCTGGGCCGGGCGACACCCGACCCTCTCACCGGCGTTCTGCACGCCCTGGTCGGCACCGCGGCCTGGCTGGGCCTGGTGATGACACTCTCCCGGTTGCTGGGGGCCACCGTGCTGGGCGGGGCCCGCGATGTCGGCGACCCCACCCGCAGCATCGGCCGCCCGACCTGGGCGATGAGCCAGATCTGGACGGTTGCGGCCCTTCTCATGGTGCCTCTGGAGGCGGCGGACTCCTCCGGGCTGTCACTGGCCCAGGTGCTCGGCGACATCTCCACCCACCTCACGAGCACCCCCTCGGTGACGGCCTGGTTCGTGATGGCCGTGATCGGTCTCATCACCTCGCTGGTGAGCCTGCTCACCCGGACCATGGGCGCCCTGCTCCTCCTCGCGGTCGCCGTGACCGGCTCGGCGGTGCCCGTGGTGGTCACCGGGTCGGTGTCGGTCGGGCTGAACCACGACTTCTCCACCGACGCCGGCGCCGTGTCCATGATCGCCCTGGTGCTCGCCGCGGCCGTCACCGTCGCGAGGGCTCTCCCAGCAGATCACTCCCGTCCCGAGGCCGTCGCCGGGCGGACACGCGGCCCGGTGACGGTCTGTCTGGCGGTCGCCCTGGCGGGCCAGCTGGTGGTCTGGTGGCAGGGCCTGGCCGGGGTCAGC harbors:
- a CDS encoding HesB/IscA family protein, with the protein product MTDTLNEAPAAEGIILTDTAAAKVKALLDQEGRDDLALRLAVQPGGCSGLRYQLFFDERHLEGDVVRSWGGVQVVTDRMSAPYLTGATIDFMDTIEKQGFTIDNPNATGTCACGDSFH
- a CDS encoding glycerate kinase, whose amino-acid sequence is MRVLVATDSWTGLRSRQVGTALARAWAGLGDEVAVIPMGTAGAGFRQAFEDLREAAGLDILAPSLPDAGADRWTTGSEPLGRLIAGLPADGGRVVIELSRAPWRDGGRGMVEYLRSRTGREGRQGRARLPIVVTTAEQAGLELTGLRGVVSLEGRAERMDPARMLALDQALCDWAEELTGDPEAGTVPGSGALGGIGLAVSALGGQVTTGPRLLLDLADARRTVSRADLVVTGCEHLDFQTLGGEVVTQVLKLAEPLGVPVIAVPLTSEVSARELRQAGLEAAAPLDGGPVDGAADMVAVTAAAGPVARTWHWGAGGTSFPTPLTLGADETESRPAPTDPSRRRAPSPEAIRGPFDHQWSRPI
- the pspAA gene encoding PspA-associated protein PspAA encodes the protein MIIRIMGEGQWDVPDSALSELNSIDGHVEHAVAGGLQEELTDALTRLAATVREHGRQIPDDEIVDSDLIVPDTNATVEEVSVLLADSAAGEGLIPG
- a CDS encoding PspA/IM30 family protein — encoded protein: MAGIFERFSTIFRSKANKVMDKVEDPRETLDYSYQKQLDMLQKVRRGVADVATSRKRIELQANQLNGEVDKMQRSAQRALEQGREDLAREALTRKAGLQSQLNDLQTQHATLQAEEEKLIRGSQRLQARVDAFRTKKETIKASYSAAEAQTRINEAFTGLSEEMGDVGLAIQRAEDKTLELQARAGAVDELIASGAIEDPTSTRQDDITAELDALASGSSVESELSALKAQIGAGGDAARPELGSGSQPGTARQVGGQEDKS
- a CDS encoding DUF3043 domain-containing protein, translated to MGLFRPYKQGQTETEPVKGSGQKGSGQNSADDATPAPSQPEPRAEETTQPRGRTAKTGPTPTRAQAEAARMARLHPNLSRKEIRKRDRRAREERRLSNLETLEKRPERTMIRNYVDSRRTFGEFIMPIFLVIMAVWLVIIMFMPRQIVIVNLLSLVMLLTMIGWGVDTWRLWRGVKKELMARYPDMSRKGLLSYLNNRVMTPRRWRNPAPAVERGGARRTPKD
- the sucB gene encoding 2-oxoglutarate dehydrogenase, E2 component, dihydrolipoamide succinyltransferase gives rise to the protein MSTEVTLPALGESVTEGTVSRWLKSVGDTVEADEPLLEVSTDKVDTEVPSPVSGTLLEIRVNEDDDAAVGSVLAVIGDPADAPAPAAPEPAPAPAAPPAPAPTPAPAPAPTPAPAPAAPAPAAPPSAGAKGTEVTLPALGESVTEGTVSRWLKSVGDTVEADEPLLEVSTDKVDTEVPSPVSGTLLEIRVNEDDDAAVGSVLAVIGDPAPAAPEPAPAPAAPPAPAPTPAPAPAAPAPAAPAAPAPAAPPSAGANEVAPRATSPSADVYVTPLVRKLAKENGVDLSTLTGTGVGGRIRKQDVLAAAEKAKAPAPAPAAPAAPAAPAAGSAKAAAQAVSAEADALRGTTEKMSRLRKVIASRMVESLHISAQLTATVEVDMTAISRIRRAEKAAFKAREGVGLSYLPFITKAIVEALKQNPKFNARIDTEAGTITYGATENVGIAVDTPRGLVVPVIKNAGDLNIAGLAHQIGDLAARTRDNKVTPDELSGGTFTITNYGSAGALFDTPIVNQPEVAILGTGALVKRPVVVTNEFGEDTIAIRDMMYLSLSYDHRLIDGAVAARFLTGVKNRLEEGDFSGEF
- the lipB gene encoding lipoyl(octanoyl) transferase LipB; translation: MKSVSVQETRAGLGPTSSATPQPVTPTASDGQRPRGWVDHPAGIEFEYLGIADTPPVRTEYRRCWDHQRRIHARVSAHEIPDTVIYVEHDPVYTAGRRTHPEAYPFDGTPVVPVDRGGEITWHGPGQLVGYPIVFLQRGIGVVDYVRRVEEAIIRLLAGYGLRCGRVPGRTGVWFPSDGHGPERKICAIGIRVSRQTALHGFALNVDPDTAGFDNIIPCGISDADVTTMARELRRVHGPDAPIPSLVEVGRRLEPVLTELLGFGPYTMSPDIPRRKHPTFLHPLGD